In Halobacteriovorax sp. HLS, one DNA window encodes the following:
- a CDS encoding MarC family protein — MSVFNLDNFISSFVILWAVIDPFGTVPVFITVTKGYDEIEKRKIARFSSIVAFCILLFFMIVGEYILKRVGVPLAAFQISGGVILFLFASNMIFGSSKPEEEIQLVQDEKETAIFPLAIPSIAGPGAILAVVLLADTTRNSFASMLFTIFILIIVLLINFILMLLSSKIHKRIGNSGAIVISKVMGLILASMAANNILLGIKEFFKIV; from the coding sequence ATGAGCGTTTTCAATTTAGATAATTTTATATCAAGTTTCGTAATCCTTTGGGCCGTTATTGACCCATTTGGAACTGTTCCAGTTTTTATAACTGTAACAAAAGGCTATGATGAGATTGAAAAAAGGAAAATTGCGAGATTCTCTTCTATTGTTGCTTTTTGTATCTTACTTTTCTTTATGATCGTCGGTGAGTATATTCTAAAGCGTGTTGGAGTTCCGCTTGCTGCTTTCCAGATTTCTGGTGGTGTCATACTTTTTCTTTTTGCTTCAAATATGATCTTTGGTAGTAGTAAGCCAGAAGAAGAAATACAACTGGTCCAGGATGAGAAAGAAACGGCTATTTTTCCACTTGCAATCCCATCGATTGCTGGGCCTGGAGCAATACTTGCTGTAGTACTCTTGGCCGATACAACACGTAATTCGTTTGCAAGTATGTTATTTACAATCTTTATTTTAATTATAGTTTTACTCATTAACTTTATTCTAATGTTATTGTCTTCGAAGATTCATAAGCGCATTGGTAATTCTGGAGCAATCGTTATATCTAAGGTTATGGGGTTGATTCTTGCTTCCATGGCCGCAAATAATATATTACTTGGAATTAAAGAGTTCTTTAAAATAGTATAG